From Syntrophaceae bacterium, one genomic window encodes:
- a CDS encoding acetyl-CoA carboxylase biotin carboxylase subunit (an AccC homodimer forms the biotin carboxylase subunit of the acetyl CoA carboxylase, an enzyme that catalyzes the formation of malonyl-CoA, which in turn controls the rate of fatty acid metabolism), with product MFDKILVANRGEIAVRVMRTCREMGIRTVAVYTDDDANALHVRLADEARRIEAGGPGQGYLQMQELVSIAEKAHAEAIHPGYGFLAENPRFIELCDAHQLAFIGPSNASMCNAKPKNKARSLMKMIGVPVVPGSEEAIRCSDPEGIRHAVEIAEGIGWPVIVKPSGGGGGIGMRIARDREEMLKAIRHAQVRGERAFGISSFYIEKFLPGAKHIESQVLADKMGHFLNIGHRDCSIQRRFQKLIEETPCPRLPYLLSMKMGIAAVEIAMALQCDSLMTVEFLYCQDTREFFFNEVNCRLQVEHGITELATGIDIVKEQIRIAAGEALPCSQEDVRFQTHAIECRITAEDPANNFLPSPGRVTRLHLPHGLGVRVDEGIVEGTEISPLYDPMLFKLLAWGRTRDEAVMRMKRALRETVVEGVRTTIPFHLSALESEKFIDGTYTTRFVKRLTA from the coding sequence TTGTTCGACAAGATATTGGTTGCCAACAGGGGCGAAATCGCCGTGCGGGTCATGAGAACCTGCCGGGAAATGGGGATACGGACTGTCGCCGTCTATACGGACGACGACGCAAACGCACTGCACGTCCGGCTGGCCGACGAGGCCCGCCGGATCGAAGCGGGGGGCCCCGGGCAGGGCTACCTCCAGATGCAGGAACTCGTTTCGATAGCCGAAAAAGCCCACGCGGAAGCCATTCATCCGGGATATGGCTTCCTGGCGGAAAATCCACGGTTCATTGAATTGTGCGACGCTCACCAACTGGCCTTCATCGGCCCTTCCAACGCCTCCATGTGCAACGCCAAACCCAAGAACAAGGCGCGCAGCCTGATGAAAATGATCGGCGTTCCCGTGGTTCCGGGCTCCGAGGAGGCCATCCGCTGCTCCGATCCCGAGGGCATCCGGCATGCAGTCGAGATCGCCGAGGGAATCGGCTGGCCCGTCATCGTCAAGCCCTCCGGCGGCGGCGGCGGAATCGGCATGCGGATCGCGAGAGACCGGGAAGAGATGCTCAAGGCCATCCGCCATGCCCAGGTCCGCGGGGAGAGGGCCTTCGGCATCTCCAGCTTCTACATCGAAAAATTCCTGCCGGGGGCGAAGCACATCGAGTCCCAGGTGCTGGCCGACAAAATGGGGCACTTCCTCAACATCGGGCACCGGGACTGCTCGATCCAGCGGAGATTCCAGAAGCTGATCGAGGAGACTCCCTGCCCGAGGCTGCCGTACCTGCTGAGCATGAAGATGGGCATCGCCGCCGTGGAGATCGCCATGGCGCTCCAGTGCGACAGCCTGATGACCGTCGAGTTCCTCTACTGCCAGGATACGCGGGAGTTCTTCTTCAACGAGGTCAACTGCCGCCTCCAGGTGGAGCACGGCATCACGGAGCTGGCCACGGGCATCGACATCGTGAAGGAGCAGATCCGCATCGCCGCAGGGGAGGCCCTGCCCTGCTCCCAGGAGGATGTCCGCTTCCAGACGCACGCCATCGAGTGCAGGATCACGGCGGAAGACCCGGCGAACAACTTTCTCCCCAGCCCGGGCCGGGTGACCCGCCTCCATCTACCCCATGGACTGGGAGTGCGCGTCGACGAAGGGATCGTGGAGGGAACGGAGATCTCCCCTCTCTACGACCCGATGCTGTTCAAACTCCTGGCCTGGGGGCGAACCCGCGACGAGGCGGTCATGCGCATGAAGCGCGCCCTCCGGGAAACCGTCGTCGAAGGCGTCCGCACGACGATTCCCTTCCACCTGAGCGCCCTGGAAAGCGAAAAATTCATTGACGGAACCTACACGACCCGGTTCGTGAAACGCCTGACGGCATAG
- a CDS encoding metallophosphoesterase family protein, whose protein sequence is MRIGILSDSHGNEEATQRAVEALLEQGAVCLIHLGDLCESMEGRLTGTLLALARRHELTVIKGNNDLAVERLLDENPSRNEEEETARAFLKHLPLRVAVDDLLFAHSMPDGTVRSVYDPIDDGGTEKAAEVFARTSFTALFCGHSHSPVLFRLRRGKVIREPVPSAEDLPLLAEERYIIIAGAVTEGECALMDTERRTYRRIPL, encoded by the coding sequence ATGCGGATCGGCATTCTCTCCGACAGCCACGGGAACGAGGAGGCCACCCAACGGGCCGTGGAGGCGCTCCTGGAACAGGGCGCCGTGTGCCTGATCCATCTGGGTGATCTGTGCGAGTCCATGGAGGGAAGGCTGACCGGTACGCTGCTCGCGCTGGCCCGGCGCCACGAACTCACGGTCATCAAGGGTAACAATGACCTGGCGGTGGAACGGCTGCTGGACGAAAACCCGTCCCGGAACGAAGAGGAAGAAACGGCTCGCGCCTTCCTGAAGCACCTGCCCCTGCGGGTCGCCGTGGACGATCTGCTCTTTGCCCATTCCATGCCGGACGGGACGGTCCGCTCCGTCTACGACCCCATCGACGACGGAGGAACGGAAAAGGCCGCCGAGGTCTTCGCCCGGACGTCCTTTACCGCCCTCTTCTGTGGCCATTCCCACAGCCCCGTTCTCTTTCGCCTGAGGCGGGGAAAGGTGATCCGGGAACCCGTACCGTCTGCGGAGGATCTCCCCTTGCTGGCGGAGGAACGGTACATCATCATCGCCGGCGCAGTCACTGAGGGGGAGTGCGCCCTCATGGACACGGAGCGACGGACCTATCGGAGAATCCCACTTTGA
- a CDS encoding L-lactate permease, whose protein sequence is MLGSVFLTLLPIALIVYLMIRRGFAADTSGVIGWLLTLAVAVAFFGTSPEMGLRSTMAGIIASFPVSLMVVTSILQITFMEATGALHRITGFVKTLAPGNRAVQIMMINVGAGTLLVAVGATPVSILPPIMVALGYSTFVAVALPAIGYDGLCTFALLGAPLVVYSDLTGTPLVQSAQVFAHFLPVVSVLIGFGMLWIVGRGKLMKEGFVPCVLAGLTNGGVAVAVAYTPFLAAGVVLTGVISGACTIAVMVLFLVLRGQPVMDRSVLTAEDRRIAQDMPLWKALSPWIILVAASFAVNFYAPAFDLLYRQIDMAVSILPGQPVKTRMLWNAYTWVLISTILAIPFLRPSASALRETLKKWFKRAPRPALSAAIFFAIAFVMNNSGSSIDWVDGAWKVVSDNTNNMIWVLAQGSATAFGTLYPFVSAYLGLFGGFVSGSEASTIAMFTKYHVLTSKLLDMNALIVTAATAIGGGLASVISPAKLQNAAATIDALGIESRIIRTAFVISLTITFVAAVMALWMA, encoded by the coding sequence ATGCTCGGCTCCGTATTTCTGACGCTTCTCCCCATCGCGCTCATCGTCTACCTGATGATCCGCCGCGGGTTCGCCGCCGATACCAGCGGCGTCATCGGCTGGCTCCTGACGCTCGCCGTCGCCGTGGCGTTTTTCGGGACCTCCCCGGAGATGGGCCTTCGTTCCACCATGGCCGGCATCATCGCGTCCTTTCCCGTCTCGCTGATGGTGGTCACATCCATCCTTCAAATCACCTTCATGGAAGCGACCGGGGCCCTGCACCGCATCACCGGCTTTGTAAAGACCCTTGCCCCCGGAAACAGGGCGGTCCAAATCATGATGATCAACGTCGGGGCCGGTACGCTCCTGGTCGCAGTGGGGGCCACGCCGGTCTCCATCCTGCCGCCGATCATGGTCGCCCTGGGCTACTCCACCTTTGTCGCCGTCGCCCTGCCGGCCATCGGATACGACGGCCTCTGCACGTTTGCCCTCCTGGGGGCGCCCCTGGTGGTTTACTCCGACCTCACCGGCACACCCCTGGTCCAGTCCGCCCAGGTCTTCGCCCATTTCCTGCCGGTCGTCTCCGTGCTCATCGGATTCGGGATGCTCTGGATCGTCGGGCGCGGGAAGCTCATGAAGGAGGGCTTCGTCCCCTGCGTCCTGGCCGGGCTGACCAACGGCGGCGTGGCCGTCGCGGTGGCTTACACGCCGTTCCTGGCGGCCGGCGTCGTCCTGACGGGGGTCATTTCCGGGGCCTGCACGATCGCCGTCATGGTGCTCTTTCTTGTCCTCCGGGGGCAGCCCGTGATGGACCGCTCCGTCCTCACCGCCGAGGACCGCCGGATCGCACAGGACATGCCCCTCTGGAAGGCGCTCTCGCCCTGGATCATCCTCGTGGCGGCGTCCTTTGCCGTCAACTTCTATGCCCCGGCGTTCGATCTCCTGTACCGGCAGATCGACATGGCCGTCTCGATCCTCCCCGGCCAGCCCGTCAAGACCCGGATGCTATGGAATGCCTACACCTGGGTGCTCATCAGCACGATCCTGGCGATCCCGTTCCTCAGGCCCTCCGCCTCCGCCCTGCGGGAAACCCTGAAGAAATGGTTCAAACGAGCACCCCGGCCGGCCCTGTCGGCGGCGATCTTTTTCGCCATCGCCTTCGTCATGAACAACTCGGGCTCCTCCATCGACTGGGTCGACGGGGCCTGGAAGGTCGTGAGCGACAACACGAACAACATGATCTGGGTCCTGGCCCAGGGATCGGCGACGGCCTTCGGGACGCTCTATCCCTTCGTCAGCGCCTATCTGGGCCTCTTCGGCGGTTTCGTCAGCGGCAGCGAGGCCTCCACCATCGCCATGTTCACGAAGTACCACGTCCTCACGTCCAAACTGCTCGACATGAATGCCCTGATCGTGACGGCCGCCACGGCCATCGGCGGGGGGCTCGCCAGCGTCATTTCGCCGGCGAAGCTCCAGAACGCCGCCGCCACCATCGACGCCCTGGGGATCGAGAGCCGTATTATTCGGACGGCCTTTGTCATCTCCCTTACAATCACCTTCGTTGCCGCCGTCATGGCGCTCTGGATGGCCTGA
- the otsB gene encoding trehalose-phosphatase, protein MASRISLSESRPIRRPETERWLWIFDFDGTLSPIVSDRRAAVMDRSCRRLLADLLRTRQQVGILSSRSLEDLYPRIGLPGVYAGGGMGLEWILPSGERRSYADAFREDVIHKRTAASTQLDHVEHVLGADVEDKFWTVSVHVRHLEKERKEEVRRELEAAARLYGLKIRNAPEAFEVLFSPMLDKAFGVSVLCRIAKWEASRSRLVYAGDDENDSVAMELVAHLGGVTISVARFPTVRESIVVRDPPHLASVCRSIAGLP, encoded by the coding sequence GTGGCTTCCAGGATTTCCCTTTCGGAATCCCGACCGATCCGGCGTCCGGAAACGGAACGATGGCTCTGGATTTTCGACTTTGACGGAACCCTGTCGCCCATCGTATCCGACCGTCGCGCTGCCGTGATGGATCGTTCATGCCGCCGGCTCCTCGCGGATCTGCTTCGGACAAGGCAGCAGGTGGGCATCCTCTCCAGCCGCAGCCTGGAGGACCTGTATCCCCGGATCGGTCTGCCCGGGGTTTACGCCGGCGGCGGTATGGGGCTGGAATGGATTCTTCCGTCGGGAGAAAGGCGCAGTTACGCGGATGCCTTCAGAGAAGACGTCATCCACAAGCGAACGGCGGCTTCCACGCAGCTGGATCACGTCGAGCATGTTCTCGGCGCTGACGTGGAGGACAAGTTCTGGACGGTTTCCGTCCATGTCCGTCACCTGGAAAAAGAGCGAAAGGAAGAGGTGAGACGGGAACTGGAGGCCGCGGCAAGGCTTTACGGACTGAAGATCCGCAACGCCCCCGAGGCCTTCGAGGTGCTTTTCTCTCCCATGCTGGACAAAGCTTTCGGCGTCTCGGTTCTCTGCCGGATCGCAAAATGGGAGGCGAGCCGGAGCCGGCTCGTCTACGCCGGCGACGACGAGAACGACTCCGTGGCGATGGAACTGGTGGCCCACCTCGGCGGGGTGACGATCTCGGTCGCCCGTTTCCCCACCGTCCGGGAATCGATTGTTGTCCGGGATCCCCCTCATCTTGCGTCGGTATGCCGCAGCATCGCCGGCCTGCCGTAG
- a CDS encoding glycosyltransferase translates to MIPTLDAYVPVVGNSVIDQLRRLGERLKGIRVVHVNSTREGGGVAEILNWMVPLMNELGLDASWEVIEGNNAFFGITKGIHNGLQGFPVVLKRQDWETYEEVNRQNLERLRPVLEEADIVVIHDPQPAALLGMMPKRRGRWIWRAHIDVSKPFRPIWQSLRSYLPGYDASIFSLMQFAQPLPHPQFIIPPSIDPLSEKNRELMQLDLDTVAREYEIDRSRPVIVQVSRFDRFKDPLGVIRAYRLVRQILPIQLVLAGGTATDDPEGQEILEEVLEAAEGDRDIHVLLLPPDAHHTVNALQRIADIVLQKSTKEGFGLTVTEGLWKGKPVIGGDVGGIRLQVISHYTGYLVNSPEGAAHRIRFLLHHRDKYEEMGRTAREFVRENFLLNRHLREYLTLFLYLDRGKGNHLVL, encoded by the coding sequence ATGATCCCGACGCTCGATGCATACGTTCCCGTGGTCGGAAATTCCGTGATCGATCAGCTTCGCCGGCTGGGCGAACGGCTGAAGGGCATCCGTGTCGTCCATGTCAACTCCACGCGGGAGGGAGGCGGCGTCGCGGAGATCCTGAACTGGATGGTTCCCCTGATGAACGAACTCGGGCTCGACGCGAGCTGGGAGGTGATCGAGGGGAACAACGCGTTTTTCGGGATCACGAAAGGCATCCACAACGGCCTGCAGGGGTTCCCGGTGGTGCTCAAGAGGCAGGACTGGGAAACCTACGAAGAGGTCAACCGCCAGAATCTGGAGCGCCTCCGGCCGGTCCTGGAAGAAGCGGACATCGTCGTCATCCACGATCCCCAGCCGGCGGCTCTGCTCGGCATGATGCCGAAACGGCGGGGGCGATGGATCTGGAGGGCCCACATCGACGTCAGCAAGCCCTTTCGCCCGATCTGGCAGTCCCTCCGCTCGTACCTTCCGGGCTACGATGCAAGCATCTTCTCCCTGATGCAGTTTGCCCAGCCCCTTCCCCATCCCCAGTTCATCATCCCTCCGAGCATCGACCCCCTGAGCGAGAAGAACCGGGAACTCATGCAGCTTGACCTGGACACCGTCGCCAGGGAGTACGAAATCGACCGCTCCCGTCCCGTCATCGTGCAGGTCTCCCGGTTTGACCGCTTCAAGGATCCCCTTGGCGTCATCCGGGCCTATCGTCTCGTCCGCCAGATCCTGCCGATCCAGCTCGTGCTCGCCGGGGGCACCGCAACCGACGATCCCGAAGGACAGGAGATCCTGGAGGAGGTCCTGGAAGCGGCGGAGGGCGACCGCGACATCCATGTTCTCCTGCTTCCTCCCGACGCCCATCACACCGTGAACGCCCTGCAGCGCATCGCCGATATCGTCCTGCAGAAATCGACCAAAGAGGGATTCGGACTGACGGTCACCGAAGGGCTGTGGAAGGGCAAGCCCGTGATCGGGGGCGATGTGGGGGGCATCCGTCTGCAGGTGATCAGCCATTACACGGGATACCTCGTCAACAGCCCCGAGGGAGCGGCCCACCGTATCCGCTTCCTGCTCCACCACCGGGACAAGTATGAGGAAATGGGCCGGACGGCCCGGGAGTTCGTCCGGGAGAATTTTCTCCTGAACCGTCACCTGCGGGAGTATCTGACCCTGTTTCTGTATCTTGACCGGGGGAAGGGAAACCACCTCGTCCTCTGA
- a CDS encoding trehalose-6-phosphate synthase: protein MVSNREPCLHERTASGIEMIRPASGLVTALEPIVRATRGIWVAHGSGSADRLVTDEKGRITVTPEDPQYTLRRVWMTKKEENGYYYSISNRALWPLCHIAYTRPFFSRDDWELYKTVNRRFCDAILDEVRGEPAVVFIQDYHLALLPRMLRNERPDLKLVHFWHIPWPNREAFRIFPWGEELLDGLLGNDILGFHIQYHCNNFMDTVDRGIEAMVDYEHFRIQRGGHPTYVRAFPISVDFQQIGRDTANSRVAENRQRFLRELGEEVLQTKLYVGVDRLDYTKGIAERIQGFDIMLKRYPDLVGKVTLLQLAAPTRMHLEEYRTVSDELDQRVDEINWRHQTDGWMPIRFLRAHHDYYSVLAAYGMADVLMVTSLHDGMNLVAKEFISARTDDEGVLLLSRYTGASRELPDALLVNPFDADEVADAMHRAFHMTERERKARMRRLRRNVRRNTIFDWGLRIFEELETVMPVEETV from the coding sequence GTGGTCTCGAACCGCGAACCCTGTCTTCACGAGCGCACCGCAAGCGGGATCGAGATGATCCGACCGGCCAGCGGCCTCGTCACCGCGCTGGAGCCCATCGTCAGGGCCACCCGCGGCATCTGGGTCGCCCACGGCTCCGGCTCCGCGGACCGCCTCGTGACGGACGAGAAGGGAAGGATCACCGTCACGCCGGAGGATCCCCAGTACACCCTGCGGCGGGTCTGGATGACCAAAAAGGAGGAGAACGGGTACTACTACAGCATCTCGAACCGCGCCCTGTGGCCCCTGTGCCATATCGCCTACACCCGGCCTTTCTTCTCCAGGGATGACTGGGAGCTTTACAAGACGGTGAACCGGAGGTTCTGCGACGCGATTCTCGACGAGGTCCGGGGAGAGCCCGCCGTCGTGTTCATCCAGGATTACCACCTCGCCCTCCTGCCCCGGATGCTCCGGAACGAGAGGCCGGACCTCAAGCTCGTCCACTTCTGGCACATCCCTTGGCCCAACCGTGAGGCCTTCCGGATCTTCCCCTGGGGGGAGGAGTTGCTCGACGGGCTCTTGGGGAACGACATCCTCGGCTTCCACATCCAGTACCACTGCAACAACTTCATGGACACCGTGGACCGGGGAATCGAGGCCATGGTGGATTACGAACATTTCCGGATCCAGCGGGGCGGACACCCGACCTACGTCCGGGCCTTTCCCATCAGCGTCGATTTCCAGCAGATCGGCAGGGACACCGCGAACTCGAGGGTCGCGGAGAACCGGCAGCGTTTCCTCCGCGAGCTGGGGGAGGAAGTTCTGCAGACAAAGCTCTACGTCGGCGTGGACCGCCTGGACTACACGAAGGGAATTGCAGAGCGGATCCAGGGTTTTGACATCATGCTGAAGCGGTATCCGGATCTGGTCGGGAAGGTGACGCTCCTGCAGCTGGCGGCTCCGACCCGGATGCACCTGGAGGAATACCGGACCGTCAGCGACGAACTCGACCAGCGGGTCGACGAGATCAACTGGCGCCACCAGACGGACGGCTGGATGCCCATCCGGTTTCTCCGCGCTCACCACGATTATTATTCAGTTCTGGCCGCCTACGGGATGGCCGACGTGCTCATGGTGACGTCACTCCACGACGGTATGAATCTCGTGGCCAAGGAGTTCATCTCGGCGAGGACGGATGATGAGGGAGTGCTTCTTCTCTCCCGGTATACGGGGGCTTCACGGGAGCTTCCGGACGCCCTGCTGGTCAACCCGTTCGACGCCGACGAGGTCGCCGATGCCATGCACCGGGCCTTCCACATGACGGAGAGGGAGCGGAAGGCGAGGATGAGGCGGCTGCGCCGCAACGTCCGCCGGAACACGATCTTCGACTGGGGATTGAGGATATTCGAAGAGCTGGAGACGGTCATGCCCGTCGAGGAGACGGTCTGA
- a CDS encoding mechanosensitive ion channel family protein yields the protein MFPKLIADYPWILPILFLAAGLAAGIVAEVVVFRKLRSLAARTAWDVDDILTESLRRMPLIWFTLAGVYGAVHASSLSAAAAGNADKAIVVLAILTVTIVLARMVRGFMSSYGKRVEGVFFANTIFTNISRIVVFIIGFLIILQTLGISITPILTALGVGGLAVALALQDTLSNLFAGIQVIASRQIGQGDYIRLGSGEEGFVTDINWRYTTIRSLPNNLIIIPNSKIASAIVTNYNHPQKEMSVLVEVGVSYDSDLELVERVTIETATRVLAEAQGGVAAFEPFIRYHTFNDFSIDFTVILRVGEFVDQYFVKHEFVKRLKRSYDEHGIEIPFPIRTVYMESAA from the coding sequence ATGTTTCCCAAGCTGATTGCCGATTATCCCTGGATCCTTCCCATCCTGTTCCTTGCCGCGGGCCTTGCCGCCGGCATCGTCGCCGAAGTGGTGGTTTTCCGCAAGCTGAGGTCCCTGGCGGCCCGGACAGCGTGGGACGTAGACGATATTCTCACCGAGTCGCTGCGGCGCATGCCCTTGATCTGGTTCACCCTGGCGGGTGTTTACGGGGCCGTGCACGCCTCGTCGCTCTCCGCCGCGGCGGCGGGGAACGCTGACAAGGCGATCGTCGTCCTCGCGATCCTGACGGTCACGATCGTGCTGGCCCGGATGGTTCGGGGCTTCATGAGCAGCTACGGGAAACGGGTGGAGGGCGTTTTCTTCGCCAACACGATCTTTACCAACATCTCCCGGATTGTCGTCTTCATCATCGGATTCCTGATTATCCTCCAGACCCTCGGGATCTCCATCACGCCGATCCTGACGGCCCTGGGCGTCGGCGGTCTGGCCGTCGCCCTGGCCCTCCAGGATACACTGTCCAACCTATTCGCCGGGATCCAGGTGATCGCCTCAAGGCAGATCGGGCAGGGCGACTACATCCGCCTGGGCAGCGGGGAGGAGGGGTTCGTGACGGACATCAACTGGCGATACACGACAATCCGCTCCCTCCCCAACAACCTGATTATCATCCCGAACTCCAAGATCGCTTCGGCCATCGTGACCAACTACAACCATCCGCAGAAGGAGATGTCCGTTCTGGTCGAGGTCGGCGTCAGCTACGACAGCGACCTGGAGCTCGTGGAGCGCGTCACGATCGAAACGGCTACCCGGGTTCTGGCGGAGGCCCAGGGCGGGGTCGCCGCTTTCGAGCCCTTCATCCGCTACCATACCTTCAACGATTTCAGCATTGATTTCACGGTGATCCTCCGGGTCGGCGAGTTTGTGGACCAGTATTTCGTGAAGCACGAGTTCGTCAAGAGGCTCAAGAGGTCGTACGACGAGCACGGAATCGAGATTCCCTTCCCGATCCGTACCGTCTACATGGAGTCGGCGGCTTAG
- a CDS encoding universal stress protein yields MYKNVLVPLDGSAIAECALDELRKMAQEGWGCVGSVTLLYVVEVPAHWVAEGANVLDVVQFEFGRGQEYLGKMEESLAAENVAVKSVIVEGRAAETIVQYAKENGMDLIVIASHGYSGLKKWVFGSVALRVLHDSNVPVLLVRPKQPGT; encoded by the coding sequence ATGTACAAGAATGTCCTTGTGCCATTGGATGGCTCCGCAATTGCCGAATGCGCCCTCGACGAGCTGAGGAAGATGGCGCAGGAGGGATGGGGATGCGTCGGATCCGTGACCCTTCTCTATGTCGTGGAGGTTCCGGCCCACTGGGTGGCGGAAGGGGCGAACGTCCTGGATGTCGTGCAGTTCGAGTTCGGCCGCGGGCAGGAGTACCTGGGCAAGATGGAAGAGAGCCTGGCGGCGGAAAACGTGGCGGTGAAGTCCGTCATCGTGGAGGGGCGGGCCGCGGAAACGATCGTGCAGTATGCGAAGGAAAACGGGATGGACCTGATCGTCATTGCTTCCCACGGCTACTCGGGCCTCAAGAAGTGGGTCTTCGGCAGCGTCGCGCTCCGGGTCCTTCACGACTCCAATGTCCCGGTCCTGCTCGTCAGGCCTAAGCAGCCCGGGACGTAA
- a CDS encoding ABC transporter ATP-binding protein yields the protein MAKGNAEPRQNHGGNNVVFQVRGLTKVYRMGELEVHALRGVDMELYSGELVVLLGPSGSGKSTLLNILGGLDTASGGEVSYLGISLTKAGDKELTEYRRVHVGFVFQFYNLIPSLTARENVEVVTEIAAEPMPAAEALRLVGLSERLDHFPAQLSGGEQQRVAIARAISKNPKVLLCDEPTGALDSGTGIVVLEALDRVNRELGTATVIITHNVDIAAMADRVINLSDGRISQVTVNAEKKSPRDLHW from the coding sequence ATGGCCAAGGGAAATGCCGAGCCCCGACAGAATCACGGCGGCAACAACGTCGTCTTCCAGGTCCGGGGGCTCACCAAGGTCTACCGGATGGGCGAACTGGAGGTCCACGCGCTGCGCGGCGTGGACATGGAGCTCTACTCGGGCGAGCTGGTCGTCCTCCTGGGGCCGTCGGGGAGCGGAAAATCGACGCTCCTCAACATCCTGGGCGGCCTCGATACGGCCTCGGGCGGAGAGGTCTCCTACCTCGGGATCAGCCTGACGAAGGCCGGCGACAAGGAACTGACGGAGTATCGACGGGTCCACGTCGGGTTCGTCTTCCAGTTCTACAACCTCATTCCCAGCCTGACGGCCCGGGAGAATGTCGAGGTCGTCACCGAGATCGCCGCGGAGCCGATGCCGGCCGCTGAGGCCCTGCGCCTGGTGGGCCTTTCGGAGCGGCTGGACCACTTTCCCGCCCAGCTCTCCGGCGGCGAGCAGCAGCGCGTCGCCATCGCCCGGGCGATCTCCAAGAACCCCAAGGTTTTGCTCTGCGACGAGCCGACGGGGGCCCTCGACTCCGGGACGGGCATCGTCGTCCTCGAGGCCCTGGACCGGGTTAACCGCGAGCTGGGCACGGCTACGGTCATCATCACCCACAACGTGGACATCGCCGCCATGGCGGACCGCGTCATCAACCTGAGCGACGGGAGGATCTCCCAGGTGACGGTGAACGCCGAGAAGAAGTCGCCGCGGGATCTTCACTGGTGA